CTGGTTTCTGAAGCTGCGAGGGTAATGGAATGAGGATCCGGGCGTTTTCCGCCGTTGGCCGGGACGTCAATTCTCAGGAACCCGTTCTGGTAAGCCGCGCGGGCCTGGCTGAGATCGTAGCCTTTGGGCAGCTCGATCACCGTGGCGAACGCGCCGTAATTGATCTCCATGACGAGAAACTTGCATTTCGGCGCGCGGCAGCCATCGGGTCGATAGCCTCGAATCTTGAGGCGATTGCTCTCCACGATCAGTTCCAAGTCTTCCCGGCGCATGCCGGCCAGTTCAACTTTGATGACTAATCCCTCTTCGCAAACATAGACATCGGTGTTGGGAACCCAATAGGTTTCGGCCGAACCGTCGTGATCGCGGGGGGCCTGAGTTTTGACAACGTGCAGGGCGGAACTCACTTTAGACATGCTCATTACTTCCGCAAGAATAGACCATCGCCCCCGGTTAGGCAAGGGGTGGGAATGGGGGCGGGTGCGACTAAAACTGTCGGTGAAACCGGCACTTTGAGTTGCACCCAATAGGGCAAGTAGTTCTCATGTTAGCCGCATGAATTCCGTCATCTGATGCGCTCGGAACGCGAATAGACGTTTAAGTTCTTTCCCCGGAGAAATCCGATGAGCGTCTGGCCGCTTTCCTGGGCAAACTCCACCGCCAG
This sequence is a window from Verrucomicrobiota bacterium. Protein-coding genes within it:
- a CDS encoding sulfurtransferase FdhD: LAVEFAQESGQTLIGFLRGKNLNVYSRSERIR
- a CDS encoding Hsp20/alpha crystallin family protein, coding for MSMSKVSSALHVVKTQAPRDHDGSAETYWVPNTDVYVCEEGLVIKVELAGMRREDLELIVESNRLKIRGYRPDGCRAPKCKFLVMEINYGAFATVIELPKGYDLSQARAAYQNGFLRIDVPANGGKRPDPHSITLAASETRIS